The nucleotide sequence GCAGGATTTTTGGCCAAGATAGTTATGCCTTTTTCTCGCTCTAGATCCATGGAGTCCATTACGCGATCAGCCACCTCTTCATTTGAACGGAAAACTCCAGAAGTTTTCAGAAGAGCATCAATAAGAGTTGTTTTACCGTGGTCAACGTGCGCGATGACAGCGATATTTCTGAGGTTGGGTTTATTAGGCACTTCTTAACGATACGCGTTATTAGAGCATTAGTAGGGCAATGTGACANNNNNNNNNNATTTGCGTTTCTTTTAAACAACCTTCCAGATACCTTCCACATCCTATGATAAATGTGCAAGAACCCTTGAGAATTAAGGGTTGTTTTGGTGTCGGAGGGGGGACTTGAACCCCCACGCCCTAATCGGGCACAAGGTCCTTAACCTTGCGCGTCTGCCAATTCCGCCACTCCGACGTGACT is from Acidimicrobiales bacterium and encodes:
- a CDS encoding GTP-binding protein, giving the protein MPNKPNLRNIAVIAHVDHGKTTLIDALLKTSGVFRSNEEVADRVMDSMDLEREKGITILAKNPA